In the Populus trichocarpa isolate Nisqually-1 chromosome 1, P.trichocarpa_v4.1, whole genome shotgun sequence genome, TTTTATTGAACTCACTGATAGACTATAAATCACTAATGATAGGTTTTTCGATGAAGTATTTCTGTTTGTAAGCCTATCAGTAAAAATCATGCTGATAGACTCAATGTCTAATTATCAATAGAATATTCTAtcggtaaattaaaaaattctagcAGTGAAAAACAAGTATATATAGTAGTAACTAAAGTACAAAGAATTCAATTTGATACAGTATGTGAACTAGAGTATAGGTGTGGAAGGAATTCAGTTTCAGACCTCAACAGCAAGTTACTCTATATGATCTAGATCCATTTAGCATATGTACTGTAGattgggaaaagaaaataaatatactacTGCCTACTCTAATGCAATACTCTAGCCGTATAGATGTAGACATAATCCACCAATGGCTACGCAGTGGAGATTCATTTCTTGAAAACAGTAGTCCCATTTTAGAGACCATCGCTGAATGTACTCGGGAGAATGACTTGTATCTCACTATGGAAGGAAGCACAGTTCTTTCTTTAAGAATGACACACAAGTCAAACCTGCAAGATGAAATGGATTGGGTGAGGCGTTATTGGATAGATAACCCATCTCAAATTACTGGCCCTTCCagcttcaaagttcaaactgcCCGCAAAGGTGTGATTTTTCCTTGCTTTCCACTAAGGTCTCTTTCATGGACACTTGGACAGTTTTACTTTCCATGCCAAAGCAACCAAAATCTCAGAAAATCCAAGTGTTATTGCATTTCCTAGTCTATACTTATCAAACTAGCCGCATCAGCATGTGAGTTGGCTAATTGTTTAACAACCAAAATTAACTCCCGCACATGCAACTTCCTATTCAGATCGTGCATCCTCATTTATCATCCCAACTACCATGCCTCTTCATccataattataaatatgttCTCTTCAATGCATGTATAGCCAGAAAAACAGAAACCTGAAATGACCTTAGCGCATGTTGGGAGTTGTATACATACATAAAAGATGAATGATTTGAATGCCGATATTGCCTATTGAACAACTCTCATTTATTAGCCCTTCCCAACTTCCATCCACCATCTTCAGGAATTACTTCAGTTGACTGGCTTTACACCTCCTTTTTAAGCCAGCCCGAATCCTTGCATGCAGTACTAGAGCAGAAAAATGGAAATCTGCTACAGAGCAGCATTGATTTTGGCCTTTGCATTTGCACTTCTGGATGTTGGCTGTGCGCAAGATGCTCTAGTTCCTGCTATCATAACATTTGGTGACTCGGCTGTGGATGTTGGCAACAATGACTATCTCCCCACGATATTCAAGGCCAATTACCCTCCTTATGGAAGGGACTTTGTCGATCAGAAACCTACAGGGAGGTTTTGTAATGGTAAATTAGCCACCGACATCACTGGTGAGtaaaaaagcatcaaaattCCCAAGATTAGTCAGTAATGTTCTTGCTTATAAGGATTTGAATGACGCCTTACGAATGAATTTCTTTTTGGCAGCTGAAACTCTGGGATTTAAGTCTTACGCACCGGCGTATCTGAGCCCAGACGCATCAGGGAAGAACCTACTTATTGGATCCAACTTTGCATCTGCAGCATCTGGTTACGATGAAAAGGCAGCTGCCTTGAACGTAAGTAATTTTCCTGATGTCAGACATGATCAGTCCTTTAGTATTATAAAGTTTTATCATCTCTAATAATCAACCTGGCTCTGCAGCATGCCATTCCATTGAGCCAGCAACTGGAGTACTTCAAGGAATACCAAGGTAAGCTAGCGAAGGTTGCTGGTAGCAAATCGGCATCAATCATCAAGGGTGCGCTATATATTTTGAGTGCGGGGAGCAGTGACTTTCTTCAGAATTACTACGTCAATCCATACCTAAACAAAATCTATACTGTTGATCAATATGGCTCATACCTTGTCGGTTCATTCACAAGCTTTGTCAAGGTACGGTACTCTTGTGAGTTGTTTCTATATTTTCATCTGAATCTCAATGACGGTGGAGAGCTCTGTATGAAACACAGACCTTGTACGGCTTGGGGGGTAGGAAACTTGGGGTGACTTCACTCCCACCACTGGGTTGCCTTCCAGCTGCCCGAACCATATTCGGATATCACGAGAATGGGTGCGTCTCAAGGATCAACACTGATGCCCAGCAATTCAACAAGAAGATCAACTCAGCTGCAACAAGCCTCCAAAAACAACTTCCTGGTCTTAAGATTGTTATATTCGACATCTTCCAGCCACTCTATGACCTTGTTAAATCTCCTTCAGAAAATGGTACTAGATCAACTTTTTTCTGAGGGACTACTACTTAAAGGTTCTTTCAAGCAATGAATTGTAGCAATTTCTAATTTGTAGGTTTCCAAGAAGCAAGGAGAGGATGTTGTGGGACGGGAACAGTGGAGACAACATCATTGCTGTGCAATCCAAAATCCCCAGGAACTTGCCCAAATGCCACTGAGTATGTGTTTTGGGACAGCGTCCATCCATCTCAGGCTGCTAATCAGGTTCTTGCTGATGCATTGATTCTTCAAGGCATCTCCCTCATTGGTTGACGATGCATCACTATTCTTGTGTCTGCATTATGTCCCCTGTGTGCCGGACCTTATTGTTGTTGtcttagcttcttcttcttttctttttttttttcttttgagaattattattgtattaattacaagtgataaaaaagaagaagaaatcctTCATGTAACTGAAGAAAATTTATGGATTACAAGATGCATGACGCAAACTTTTATCTATTCCAAGTATATATGTTCGTCGAGCTCATTCTCCTTCAAATTTGAGTACGATATAATATTGAAGGCGTCAAGGTGCGAATGAATTCATTTAGCTGAAGTCCCTCCGAATCAATAGGATCACAGAATTTGccaaagataaaaataagaagTTAGGGTAAAAGGAAAATTATGTTCAAGGATTTGCACGATGTTTTGTTACCTTGTAATATCACAAGTTGCTTAAAAAACAGAAGGTGATGGGCTGAAAAGAAACGCCAAGCAGAAGGCAGtatgataagaaaaatctaaaGTTCCATTTCATGTCTGAGAATTCTGAGAACTGTGTGAATCCTTCCTAGTAAAAATTTACAGCACAACTAATGCATAGCATTTCTTCCTATAACAAAACAGTGCAACTAGTAGAAAAACTAAATGTTAACAGGAACTGGTGAGACAAGCAGTCATCAAAGTGGATAGCTGTACTGCTACTGACTAGTAGCTCAAGCAGCACCAGCAAATGCATTTGCCAATTGAACTCTGTGACATTCAATTTGCTCATTTCCAAGGGCTTTCTGATGTCTTTCAGGAGAAGGGAGGGGAAGAGAGAATCAGGCAAATAGGGTTGTCCTCTTAGACTGCGATATTTTCAAGGGGGGGAATTGAGAATCCACAAACCTGAAGTTTCTTTACAACGGGTTGAAGAAGACTCCCAAAGTTAATGACGGTACTGTCAGTAGATTTAGCTGCAGAAAGACTTTTGGTAGACGGTGATCCAGTGGAAATATCTTCTACAGCTGCTCCTCTCTTGCTACCCTTCTTTTCGGAACCAAGCTTTTGATCTCCAGCAGACCCAAGTTTCAGGTCTCGGTTGCTAAAATTAGAGGTTGCAAATTTCGAGGACTGTAAAACACAGAGTATGGaagaaatgagaaaattaaGCAAATGGCTCAGTGTATTGCAAAATCTACTAAGGATACATTGAAGGAAAATAGTTTCAGAGATCTGTTACAACTTCGGATTATGCCATGCAACAGAAAATAATTGCtgcaaatgtttttgaatgataGTAGCATACATGCTGTTGGTAGGACTTGTCTCTGGTGTTCAACGTGCTCCCTAGATGCGTTTCCGCCACTGGCATCTGTGATTTGACAAGCACACAAGATAGTAATCTAAACAGAAGGATTTCTAATAGCTAAAAGCTCATTGCAGAGTGAAAGTAGAGTCGTACATATTTGGAAAACTTCTGCTGGTAATTTTGTGCCATAAAAGGATGCTGAACACCAAAATGTTGACAGAACATTGGATGGTGGAGGAAAGGGATATGTGGAGAGcgatcaaaattgaaatgaagTTGGTGGATTGCTGAGGAAACAGTATTGCAGTTAGAAGGATAGAAAGACTGAGGTTGGTTCTGTCCAGAGAAGTTGTGCCATTCCTGGCGGTGATCCTTTTTGCACTGAGCTTTTGCCACATGAAGAATCTTTCCTTCAAGGAGGGCTCCtgggaaaattataaattgctTATTAGTAAATGATGAAACTAATTAAgcttaaatagaaaagaaaaattacacggaaaaaaaaagaggatgacCATTTAGTGCAACCAAAGCCTTGTTTGCTTCTTCAGGGCTTGCAAAACATACAAAACCAAATTGTTTGCTAGTTCCATCATTATGGCATATCACTTTCACGGAAAGAATCTTCCCATAGGCACTGAAaacttctttcaatttcttgtcATCAATGTCTACATTCAGGTTCTTTACATACAGATTTGAAGCCCTCAACTTCTCAGTACTTCTGTTGTGCAAGTCCTTGTATTCTTGCTTCAATATCATTGTTCTTTCAGATTTCCTTTGAGCCTTTCCCACAAACAAAGTCTTCGAACCTAAATTGGAAATTGATGGTTCATTTGTTAAAGAAGTTAAATCCTCCCATTACTTGaagcatatatataatcaaggattttttttttctttgataaatatataagcAAGGGAAATTAAGAGGAACTAGCTTTAAGTTTACCTATTACAGAACCATTCATGACATCAACAGCCTTTTTGGCATCATCTGGAGACTTAAAGTTAACGAATccaaaatgttttgatttcCCCTCGTGATCCATCATGATGGCAACACTAGAAACATCACCAACTACAGAAAACATATCCTTTAGGCCATCCTCTGTTATTGTTTCATCTAGATTTTTAACATAAAGATTGGTGAACACTTCGCATGGCGCTGCTGCTGTCCTTTCAGTCTTCTTGACAAATTTGCAGACATGCCTGAGATAGAAATGCAATTGTTCAATCATGAGATACATAAAATAGcaaatcaacaaattaatacTGATGGTAGAAGAAACTCTGCACATCAAGAAATGGCAATGGAAATCATGTTAGTAGAACATGTGTGGAAGTTGAGAGaataaacaagcaaaacaagTGCAATACTAGTGAAAGTTCACAATTTACATTATGAGTGTATTTTGtggatttatttttctcatttttatccAATATGTCTTCACATTCTAGAAGTGAAAATTAGAAACAGTTAGCATTAATTATTAAACCTTATTATAAGAACGTTGCATTCACATGCGCTTGATGCATTTAagaaatcttaataaatttttatgaatagATTTCGAACTTTAAATCCAAAATCTAAAGAAAGATGTAACCATTTTTATGCATTTGAACTTTAAATCGAActttatgaatatatatataaagtttgatgtattttaaatttttttaataaattcctcTCTTGAGACAACTTCCAAATAGTATCCACAGATTTTTCACATCGACAATTGGTTACAATGCACTActttgaaagaacaaaaaacaatgatcagtttcaaacaatttcttctttgtttctctTTCCAACCAACATTTTGTCATTCACAGAAAACTGTTCAtctaaagaaacataaaaaatcaaagaaagtgaGGGTAGTAAATACACAGGACGGACTCACAATTTCTTCCCACCCAGCATAGTATCATGGAGAGCCGTTTGAGCAGCCAGAGCAGAATCCTGAGACTCAAACTGAACAAACCCAAAGCCCTTACTCCTTCCGTTTTCTCCAGCCACCTTGCAAGAAAGTATTGTCCCATACTTGCTAAAGATGCTCTCCAAGCAAGAGCTGCTGATCGAAAAGTCTAGATTCTTTACAAAGAGATTGGCAAAACCAGTCTTTCTTGCAAAAGGGTCCCTCTGACACCACATTATCCTCATGGGTTTTCCCTTCAAGTTAGTGTGATTTAGAAGACCCAAAGCTCTAGATGCTGAAATAAAAAAGCAGAGACTCGAGGTCAAGAACTAACCGAAACAGAAGCCCATAAATAATACAGAaccaagaaatgaaaaacataaatccCCATTTCTCTAttcttcaagaaaagaaaaaatcagtaCTACCTTGAGCATGAGAGTATAAGTTGACATAGGCGTAACAGAGAGACTTTCCGGTGAGACGACAACGGCAGAGTCTGAGGGAGGAAATGGGACCCACATGGTAAAACGCAGCTCTCAAGTCCGTTTCTGTTACTTCCGGGTCCAAGTCACCCACGTACAGCGACGCTCCCCTCTGTAGTACTTGTTGCTTCCACGGCGCCACCGCCGCCGTCATTTCGTTTCAATGCACGGATAAAAGAAGAGGAACAGGAGGTTTTCAAGAGAGAGAATAATGGCGTTTTGTTTTCTAGAGAGATAGAGATGAAAAAGGGAgggaatttttattgttataacgGTATGCTGTGTGTGAGGTTTTATGCAGGTGCGGGAGGGTGCTGTACGGACTATAATCGCTTGAAATTGAGTAACCGCTACGGTTTGACGACACGTGTTATAATATGAATTCAcctcctttttaaaaaaaaacttgtaatagACTGAAAGttataccttttctttttttaatgtaaaaaatctcatgaaaaagaataaggattattCTTAATTctagaaaaggaaataattaattagtcaactttatttttaaattacttttatgttgataatatttaatttgatattattatatttcaaattaaaaaatatgtaattataattatataaaatacgGAATTTTTGATGGTGTTTTATTGTTCATTcgaatataaataatgaaggtcttacccttttcattttcatctttttaaataattatataaaaacaacaagGTTATTGGTTGaccaaaatctaattaaaaaagataggaTTTTTGTGTTAATAAGTTCCTCTACTTGAGAGGTGCTCACTGGATGTGAATTATGCGCTCCCACATGAGAATCATATGCTTATCTCTTAAATTTCTTTTGCTACCAATAACAATTCTATTGTTATACCTCAAAACCCTTTCATTATATGAATATTGTGGCCAATTTTTCATCGTAATCAACTTTTGTAACACAAATCTGCTAAAATTGCACATCACCTTCACATGTCTCATTAACTTGTTCATACAAGGTTGGGGTTTTAGTAGTAATGGAAGCTAATTTGCCTTGCCTATCCTCTTCAAGATCTATCTATTTCTTAGTTGCAACCTTCCTGGACAAAGCATTAgccatcaattttattttatttttttttgtctgtatTGACTGATATATTTCAATCCCTGCAATTTAGTTAGCCCTTTCTTTTGAATAGGtgcaatattttgttttagtaaaaaccTCAAACTTTTATGATCAGTTGTTATAATAAACTAATGATGCTTAGATAGTGCCACCACCTCTTTACTATCATAAGAACGAccatatatttcttttcatatatgaATAATCCCAGGTGTTTTACACTCAATGCTTTACTAAAATAAGCTAAAggcctccttttttttttttgacttaaCACTGGCATGAGTCGAATTGTAGGCAGCGACCTAACAAGCAACTTGtcatccattttaaaaaaaataagagaaggtGATGTGTCGTCTATTTCTgaggcaacaacaacaacaacaataaagtcTAGACgtgtttagtgttttttaaacaaCCTAATTGCGCAAGGTGCATTGGGTCATCCAAGGCCATATATCcaccttattttatttattttcttgatttattttttctaatttcatcctttaaccttggatgtttgttgattttttttattggcttatttttttcaatttcatcatttgacatttgattgactttgaattggtcttcataatttattttagttttctttctatgaggttattatagTCTTAAACAATTATTTTGCCATTTGGCTGGTGCTTAATTTTGCgagtgtttatttttcttatcgtataattaaatataaagtagtttaagaaaaaaagttattaaatccaatataATCCATGACCCATATGACATGTTTAGCGGGTCAACTTgag is a window encoding:
- the LOC7470587 gene encoding GDSL esterase/lipase APG, translating into MEICYRAALILAFAFALLDVGCAQDALVPAIITFGDSAVDVGNNDYLPTIFKANYPPYGRDFVDQKPTGRFCNGKLATDITAETLGFKSYAPAYLSPDASGKNLLIGSNFASAASGYDEKAAALNHAIPLSQQLEYFKEYQGKLAKVAGSKSASIIKGALYILSAGSSDFLQNYYVNPYLNKIYTVDQYGSYLVGSFTSFVKTLYGLGGRKLGVTSLPPLGCLPAARTIFGYHENGCVSRINTDAQQFNKKINSAATSLQKQLPGLKIVIFDIFQPLYDLVKSPSENGFQEARRGCCGTGTVETTSLLCNPKSPGTCPNATEYVFWDSVHPSQAANQVLADALILQGISLIG
- the LOC7470588 gene encoding polyadenylate-binding protein 6-like, giving the protein MTAAVAPWKQQVLQRGASLYVGDLDPEVTETDLRAAFYHVGPISSLRLCRCRLTGKSLCYAYVNLYSHAQASRALGLLNHTNLKGKPMRIMWCQRDPFARKTGFANLFVKNLDFSISSSCLESIFSKYGTILSCKVAGENGRSKGFGFVQFESQDSALAAQTALHDTMLGGKKLHVCKFVKKTERTAAAPCEVFTNLYVKNLDETITEDGLKDMFSVVGDVSSVAIMMDHEGKSKHFGFVNFKSPDDAKKAVDVMNGSVIGSKTLFVGKAQRKSERTMILKQEYKDLHNRSTEKLRASNLYVKNLNVDIDDKKLKEVFSAYGKILSVKVICHNDGTSKQFGFVCFASPEEANKALVALNGALLEGKILHVAKAQCKKDHRQEWHNFSGQNQPQSFYPSNCNTVSSAIHQLHFNFDRSPHIPFLHHPMFCQHFGVQHPFMAQNYQQKFSKYMPVAETHLGSTLNTRDKSYQQHSSKFATSNFSNRDLKLGSAGDQKLGSEKKGSKRGAAVEDISTGSPSTKSLSAAKSTDSTVINFGSLLQPVVKKLQVCGFSIPPLENIAV